The Blastocatellia bacterium genomic sequence CCGCAAAGCCGATGCCCGGCCCCTCTGGCGGCGTGATCGTGCCGCGGGCCGAGACGGTCACGGGCGGCTCGATGATGTCTTCTTCCCAGTAACGCGCCGACGCCGAAACGTCGCCCGGCAGCGTGAAGCCTGCGAGCGTAGACATCGCGATGTTGTGGGCGCGCCCGACTCCCGATTCCAGCATGCCGCCGCACCAGGTAGGAATGGCGCGATTGTGACAGTAATCCTGTATGCGCCGCGCTTCACTGTGGCCGCCGACGCGACCGAGCTTGATATTGATGATCCGACACGAGCCCAGCTCAATCGCATGGCGCGCATCCATCAACATGGTGATCGATTCATCCAGGCAGATCGGCGTCTTAAGCTCGCGCTGAAGCCGGGCGTGGTCTACCAGATCGCCCGGCGTCAAGGGCTGCTCGATCATCATCAGGTTGTATTCGTCCAGGCGCTTGAGCAGGTCAATGTCGGCCAGCGTGTAAGCCGAGTTGGCGTCAACCGAAAGCCTGATCTGCGGGTAGCGTTCGCGGATGGCGGCGACCAGCTCGACGTCGCGGCCCGGCTTGATCTTGATCTTGATGCGCTGATAACCGGCGGCCAGCTCGCGCTCGACTTTTTCGAGCAGCGCCGCGTTCGACTCCTGCAAGCCGATAGATACGCCGCTGGCAATTTCGCTCTGCGTGCCGCCGAGAAAGCGCCAGAGCGGTTGCCCCGCGAGGCGCGCTTCGAGGTCCCAGACGGCGGTTTCGACGCCGCCTTTCGCCATGCGATTGCCGCGAATGCGGGCGAGCGCTTCATTGACTTCGGCGGCGCTTTCGACGCGCGCCGATGCCAGTATCGGCGCGATATATTGCGAGATAATCAGCCACGCCGTATCTATCGTCTCGTGGTTGAAGAAAGGGTCTTCGGGCGCCGTGCATTCGCCGTAACCGAAGGCCCCCGATTGATCAAAGACCCGCACGATCATAATGCGCCGCCGCGTCGTGCGCCCGAAGCTCGTTTCAAACGGGTACTTCAATGGCAGCTCGATCTCGCGCAGCTCGATTCGTTCGAGGTTCAATTTCATCGTCTTTCTCATCCAAAAGTAAACTGGCTTTCGTCCTTGCCAAAGAGGTAACGGCTCGTGGCGCTCGATGGGTCGCGCTCAAAGCCGCGGGCAATCAGCCCGCGGCTCAGCTCGCGCAAAAAGTCTGCGCGCACCCGCAAACGCCATCGCTTATGATCTTCAACCGACCGGTCGCGCACCGACTGAATATCTTCCGGAATGATGACCGATTCGGCGTCTGCTACCTGTGGCCTGGTTCCGGCGAGCGCCGCTTCGACGTGCGGCGAGCCCACCCACCATTCCGCGAAAACGCGATCCGATGGCACGTCGGCGCCAAAGACCGCCGATAGTCCTTCGCCATAATAATTCTCTTCGTAGCGGCGAATGATCGCGCCGAGCTTGTTGATATTGAGGTGGGCGTTGCGTGATTGCAGAGGGTCGAAGGTCCAGATGATCAGCGGGATGCCGGATTCGATGGCGAACTCGCGCTGCTTGAGCTTCATGCGGTAGCCGATGTCTTTATGGCGCAGCCCTTCGACGACCGCCGCGAGGTGCGAGTGATAAATCGTATGGCGGCCCATCAATGCGAGCATCGTGTGGACGAAGCCGACGAGCCTGCCCGTATGATCAAACGCCCCGACCGTCGGCGCTTTGCACGCCTTCGAGATCATGTAGAGACGGATCGGCATGATGCCGATATCGTCGTCGCGCCACACGGCACGTTCAAGCTCAATGCACTGGCGAAAATCTTCGACCGATACGCACTCGCGAATCGTTACATCCGCATCAGACATAGCCGTTGAGTATACGGGGCAACGGCGCGCTCATTCAAGCGTTGCGCTGAGGGTCGGAACCAGGCGCTAGCGTCGGCTCAGCCAGCGGATCAACCCTGCGCCGACGCCCGCGGCGATTAGCATCCCCGCGACATTTGCCGCGCCGCCCGCCTGCCGCCGTTGCGGCACGATGCCTCGTGCGCGTCTCGTCAGCCGCGTGCCCAAGCCCGTGAGAGCCAGTCCGATCAAGTATCGCTTCATCGCTTCCCTCCTCGAATGAATTCAGCGGCTCGGTTCGCCGGATTGAATCCGTACGGCCGAACCAATCCTCTTAACTCAATGGCAAACCGGGTGCCATCAAGCGGCCTTCTTACAGGTCAGGCTCATCGGGCGGCTGGCATTCATCCTCCAACCTTTTTTAAAATGAAGACATGGCAGCAAAGATCAGAGTCGGGCCGGCAGGCTGGTCTTACGATGACTGGCGCGGCATTGTCTATCCTGAAGGCGCGGGAGCGAAGTTCGATCAACTGGCGTACATCGCCAGCTTCTTCGACACCATCGAGATCAACAGCAGCTTCTACCGCCCGCCGACTGCGGTGATGGGAAGATCATGGGTGCGGCGCACCGCACACAACGCGGATTTCAAATTCACCGCCAAGCTTTACAAAGTGTTCACGCACGAGCGCGGCAAAGCGACCGAACGTGACGAGCGCGCTTTCCGCGCCGGCATCGAGCCGATGGCCGGCAGCGGCAAGCTCG encodes the following:
- the menC gene encoding o-succinylbenzoate synthase produces the protein MKLNLERIELREIELPLKYPFETSFGRTTRRRIMIVRVFDQSGAFGYGECTAPEDPFFNHETIDTAWLIISQYIAPILASARVESAAEVNEALARIRGNRMAKGGVETAVWDLEARLAGQPLWRFLGGTQSEIASGVSIGLQESNAALLEKVERELAAGYQRIKIKIKPGRDVELVAAIRERYPQIRLSVDANSAYTLADIDLLKRLDEYNLMMIEQPLTPGDLVDHARLQRELKTPICLDESITMLMDARHAIELGSCRIINIKLGRVGGHSEARRIQDYCHNRAIPTWCGGMLESGVGRAHNIAMSTLAGFTLPGDVSASARYWEEDIIEPPVTVSARGTITPPEGPGIGFAVNEARLESLVARRQEIKL